In one Paraburkholderia megapolitana genomic region, the following are encoded:
- a CDS encoding TetR/AcrR family transcriptional regulator, whose product MTRPSSSARHSPPPPERGRPREFDIDEVTQAASQVFWEQGYNATSIETLCQSTGLFRASLYSAFGDKHGLLVAAFDHYAQGAVARLKERLEADLPPRETLRNALLYYTQVAAKLSGRYGCFITNAAIELLPADEALRPHIESTLRRIALHLAAAVVRGQQTGDFNTTLDEQAVSMFLLCVIQGMRVLGKIDTQEQELVSIVDMTMRVLV is encoded by the coding sequence ATGACACGACCCTCTTCATCCGCCAGACATTCCCCGCCTCCGCCCGAACGCGGACGGCCTCGCGAGTTCGATATCGACGAAGTCACGCAAGCCGCCAGTCAGGTCTTCTGGGAGCAGGGTTATAACGCTACCTCCATCGAAACCTTGTGTCAGTCGACGGGACTTTTTCGGGCAAGCCTCTACAGTGCGTTCGGCGACAAGCACGGGCTGCTCGTCGCCGCCTTCGATCACTATGCGCAAGGCGCCGTGGCTCGTTTGAAGGAACGGCTGGAAGCGGACTTGCCGCCGCGCGAAACATTGCGCAATGCATTGCTGTACTACACACAGGTCGCCGCAAAACTATCGGGGCGGTACGGCTGCTTCATCACGAATGCGGCCATCGAACTACTGCCTGCCGATGAAGCACTGCGTCCGCATATCGAAAGCACGCTGCGCCGCATCGCCTTGCATTTGGCGGCCGCCGTGGTTCGCGGACAGCAAACCGGCGACTTCAATACCACGCTCGACGAACAGGCTGTCAGCATGTTTCTGTTATGCGTCATCCAGGGTATGCGGGTGCTGGGAAAGATCGACACGCAGGAGCAGGAACTGGTTTCGATCGTCGATATGACGATGCGCGTGCTGGTCTAA
- a CDS encoding DMT family transporter, translating into MNKPIELPVVSAMAAASSHRLYGKGVLLCMIATVLMGIMFPVMTNALTHIDPFTFTSLRYLIAGTAFLVLLLIKEGAGALRANGESIALAWLLGSVGFCGFGSFVFLGQQLAGPEGALTASIMMATQPMMGLLVNSIVRRSAPPLFSFLFILMSFAGVSLVVTKGDIAAALSEPQHYSANALIVVGALCWVIYTFSAAHFRNWSALKYTTMTTWLGLTTILGLNALLFALHVIAVPSASALRAIVPHLLYMGPVAGFLAILFWNMGNRILTPLNGVLFMDVLPVTTFIVSSLTGVIPARAQIAGACMTGAALIFNNVYLRRRAWQRPITR; encoded by the coding sequence ATGAATAAGCCAATCGAGTTACCGGTGGTATCGGCAATGGCTGCTGCGTCGAGCCATCGCCTCTACGGCAAGGGCGTGTTGCTGTGCATGATCGCGACAGTACTGATGGGCATCATGTTCCCGGTGATGACGAATGCGCTGACGCATATCGACCCGTTCACGTTCACATCGCTGCGATACCTGATCGCCGGTACGGCGTTTCTGGTTCTGCTGCTGATCAAGGAAGGCGCCGGTGCGCTCCGCGCAAATGGGGAATCGATTGCACTGGCGTGGCTACTCGGCTCGGTGGGGTTTTGCGGCTTCGGTTCGTTCGTATTTCTTGGCCAACAGCTGGCCGGCCCCGAAGGTGCATTGACCGCCTCGATCATGATGGCAACCCAACCGATGATGGGCCTGCTCGTGAATTCGATCGTGCGCAGGAGCGCGCCGCCGCTGTTCTCGTTTCTGTTTATCCTGATGTCGTTCGCGGGTGTCTCGCTGGTTGTCACGAAGGGGGATATCGCCGCGGCGTTGAGCGAACCGCAGCATTACTCGGCGAATGCGCTCATCGTGGTCGGAGCCTTGTGCTGGGTGATCTATACGTTCAGCGCGGCGCATTTCAGGAACTGGTCCGCACTGAAATATACGACGATGACCACATGGCTCGGACTGACCACGATCCTCGGTCTCAACGCGCTGCTATTCGCGCTTCATGTCATCGCCGTACCTTCCGCATCGGCTTTGCGCGCCATCGTCCCTCACCTGCTTTACATGGGGCCGGTCGCGGGTTTCCTGGCGATCCTGTTCTGGAACATGGGCAACCGGATTCTTACGCCGCTTAACGGCGTGCTGTTCATGGACGTCTTGCCTGTCACGACATTCATCGTTTCGTCACTGACCGGTGTGATTCCGGCGCGCGCACAAATCGCGGGAGCGTGCATGACGGGGGCCGCACTGATCTTCAACAATGTCTACCTGCGCCGTCGAGCCTGGCAGCGTCCGATCACCCGGTGA
- a CDS encoding Dyp-type peroxidase, producing MNNNLASGTSSPPQAVSVPITRSAIFIVATLAPDTDSHQTVRDWCADVAALVRAVGKRVPGGGLSCVCGFSSTAWDTLFGAPRPAGLHPFREFGSGDRVAVATPGDLLLHIRADRMDLCFELATQLLGRLGTAVTTVDEVHGFRNFDMRSMVGFVDGTENPEGDEAVAFTVIGDEDAEFAGGSYVIVQKYLHDMDGWNALPVEAQERIIGRTKLSDIELDDSIKPTSSHSSLTTLDENGTEVKILRDNMPFGRPGSREFGTYFIGYARSPQPIEQMMENMFVGRPPGNYDRLLDFSRAVTGGLFFVPSQALFEALAERGQPAATSAPDSANPASPSVQNDDGSLNIGSLKGIPGHE from the coding sequence ATGAACAATAACCTGGCATCCGGAACCTCCTCTCCACCACAAGCTGTCTCCGTGCCCATTACGCGAAGCGCGATCTTCATCGTCGCGACTCTTGCACCGGATACCGACAGTCATCAAACCGTCCGCGACTGGTGCGCCGACGTCGCCGCACTGGTCAGAGCCGTAGGCAAACGCGTCCCGGGCGGTGGCTTGTCGTGCGTGTGCGGCTTCAGCTCCACCGCATGGGACACGCTGTTCGGCGCGCCGCGCCCGGCGGGCCTGCATCCGTTCCGCGAATTCGGCTCGGGCGACCGCGTGGCCGTCGCGACACCCGGCGATCTCCTGCTGCATATCCGCGCGGACCGGATGGACCTGTGCTTCGAACTGGCCACGCAACTGCTGGGGCGTCTCGGCACGGCGGTGACGACGGTCGACGAAGTACACGGGTTCCGCAACTTCGACATGCGCAGCATGGTCGGTTTCGTCGATGGAACTGAAAATCCCGAGGGTGATGAAGCCGTTGCGTTCACCGTGATCGGCGACGAAGACGCGGAGTTTGCCGGCGGCAGTTATGTCATCGTGCAGAAATATCTGCACGATATGGATGGCTGGAACGCGCTGCCGGTCGAAGCGCAGGAACGCATCATCGGTCGCACGAAACTCTCCGATATCGAACTCGACGATTCGATCAAACCGACCTCGTCGCATAGTTCGCTCACCACGCTCGATGAGAACGGTACGGAAGTGAAAATCCTGCGCGACAACATGCCATTCGGCAGGCCGGGTTCGCGCGAGTTCGGTACGTATTTCATCGGCTATGCGCGTTCGCCGCAACCGATCGAACAGATGATGGAAAACATGTTCGTCGGTCGTCCGCCCGGCAACTACGACCGTCTGCTCGACTTTAGCCGCGCGGTGACTGGTGGTCTGTTCTTCGTGCCGTCGCAAGCGCTGTTCGAAGCGCTCGCGGAGCGCGGGCAACCCGCGGCAACCTCTGCACCCGACAGCGCCAATCCCGCCTCGCCATCCGTGCAGAACGACGACGGATCGCTCAACATCGGTTCTCTCAAAGGAATACCCGGCCATGAATAA
- a CDS encoding family 1 encapsulin nanocompartment shell protein, producing MNNLHRELAPISAEAWEQIEEEVARTFRRSVAGRRVVDFKGPGGSTLAAVGTGHQINIAAPLQGMTARQREVKAVVELRVPFELRREAVDDVERGANDSDWQPAKDAATQLAYSEDQAIFDGYKAAGIVGIREGTSNPLLTLPAEVSDYPAAIAKALEQLRLAGVDGPYSVLLGADAYTALGEASDQGYPVLGHIRRLVDGEVIWAPAIAGGCVLSTRGGDFELHIGQDLSIGYLSHNEETVRLYLQETFTFLLLTTEASVAIVRT from the coding sequence ATGAATAATCTGCACCGCGAGCTAGCTCCTATCTCCGCCGAGGCGTGGGAACAGATCGAAGAGGAAGTGGCCAGAACCTTCAGGCGCTCGGTTGCGGGCCGGCGAGTGGTCGATTTCAAGGGTCCTGGCGGCTCCACACTCGCGGCGGTCGGCACCGGTCATCAGATCAATATCGCGGCGCCACTGCAAGGCATGACCGCGCGGCAACGCGAGGTCAAGGCCGTCGTCGAACTGCGCGTGCCGTTCGAGTTGCGGCGCGAAGCAGTCGATGACGTCGAGCGCGGCGCGAACGATTCCGACTGGCAACCGGCAAAGGACGCGGCGACGCAGCTCGCCTATTCGGAAGACCAGGCGATTTTCGACGGCTACAAGGCTGCGGGCATCGTAGGGATTCGCGAAGGCACATCGAATCCGCTGTTGACGCTGCCCGCCGAAGTAAGCGACTACCCGGCGGCCATTGCGAAGGCGCTTGAGCAATTGCGTCTTGCCGGTGTCGATGGTCCTTACTCGGTGTTGCTCGGTGCGGACGCGTACACCGCACTTGGCGAAGCCAGCGATCAGGGCTACCCGGTGCTTGGGCATATCCGCCGGCTGGTCGACGGCGAAGTGATCTGGGCGCCGGCCATCGCGGGTGGCTGCGTGCTGTCCACGCGCGGCGGCGATTTCGAACTGCATATTGGCCAGGACCTGTCGATCGGCTATCTCAGCCACAACGAAGAAACCGTGCGGTTGTATCTGCAGGAAACGTTCACGTTCCTGCTGCTGACAACGGAAGCATCGGTGGCAATTGTCCGCACCTGA
- a CDS encoding DUF2946 domain-containing protein translates to MSRIRLLKLGSLLGLLAILMSTLAPTISQALASHDRLGQALATYCSADTSANASQPDNPPAHGAALHWQACAYCGLLAHLPVLPGTTTSFAASRSVAPSLVLAVQHEVRPLLVYTAAQPRAPPAFS, encoded by the coding sequence ATGTCACGCATCCGCCTTCTGAAACTCGGCAGCCTGCTCGGATTGCTTGCAATCCTGATGAGCACGCTTGCGCCGACCATTTCGCAAGCGCTCGCGTCGCACGACAGGCTGGGCCAGGCGCTCGCCACGTATTGTTCGGCGGACACGAGCGCCAATGCGTCGCAACCGGACAACCCGCCGGCACACGGTGCCGCACTGCATTGGCAAGCCTGCGCGTATTGCGGTTTGCTCGCGCATCTGCCGGTGCTGCCCGGAACGACCACCTCGTTTGCGGCCAGCCGCTCGGTGGCACCGTCGCTCGTGCTTGCAGTTCAACACGAAGTACGCCCGCTTCTCGTCTACACCGCTGCCCAGCCTAGGGCCCCTCCGGCTTTCTCCTGA
- a CDS encoding copper resistance CopC family protein produces MKTLYSNLTTARALAAALLLGAAQLAHAHAYPTHQMPGAGATVSAAQKDVTIDFDDGLEPAFSSITVTDAQGKAVTNGKATVDPSNQKHMSVGLNALTPGVYTVAWVAVAADGHRTQGHYAFTVK; encoded by the coding sequence ATGAAAACGCTCTATTCAAACCTGACCACCGCGCGCGCCCTCGCTGCCGCATTGCTGCTGGGCGCTGCGCAACTGGCGCACGCGCACGCGTATCCGACTCACCAGATGCCCGGCGCGGGCGCGACCGTATCGGCTGCGCAGAAAGATGTCACGATCGATTTCGACGATGGCCTCGAACCGGCATTCAGTTCGATCACCGTCACCGATGCGCAAGGTAAGGCGGTCACGAACGGCAAAGCCACCGTCGATCCGTCGAACCAGAAACACATGTCGGTGGGTCTGAACGCGTTGACGCCTGGCGTCTATACAGTTGCCTGGGTTGCAGTCGCCGCGGACGGACATCGCACCCAGGGCCACTACGCGTTCACGGTGAAATAG
- a CDS encoding DUF3455 domain-containing protein — MSRNSLLLGVATVVGMSVLGACTTMPATSTAASPSIDPPAQAVHAMTLVASGVQIYSCEYDAQHRLGWVFKSPQATLFDASGEAVVRHGAGPSWEAQDGSRIVGHVLAQRASDTSASVPQLLLETHSTSGNGTLSNVRYVQRVKTVGGLMPTAPCSTEHQAGSSPYLADYVFYR, encoded by the coding sequence ATGTCCAGGAACAGTCTGCTGTTGGGTGTTGCAACCGTTGTCGGTATGTCGGTGTTGGGTGCGTGTACAACGATGCCGGCTACTTCGACGGCGGCCTCGCCTTCGATCGATCCGCCGGCGCAAGCCGTGCATGCGATGACACTGGTGGCGTCGGGCGTGCAGATCTATTCGTGCGAGTACGATGCGCAGCATCGTCTGGGCTGGGTATTCAAAAGCCCGCAGGCCACGCTGTTCGATGCGAGCGGCGAGGCTGTGGTCCGGCATGGCGCGGGGCCGTCGTGGGAGGCGCAAGACGGTAGCCGCATCGTTGGGCACGTGCTTGCACAGCGCGCCAGCGATACGTCAGCGAGCGTGCCGCAACTGCTGCTCGAAACGCACAGCACGTCGGGCAACGGCACGCTTTCAAACGTGCGGTATGTGCAACGTGTGAAGACCGTCGGCGGATTGATGCCGACGGCGCCGTGTTCCACGGAACATCAGGCAGGCAGCTCGCCCTATCTTGCCGATTATGTTTTTTATCGATAG